One Phocoena sinus isolate mPhoSin1 chromosome 13, mPhoSin1.pri, whole genome shotgun sequence DNA segment encodes these proteins:
- the GPR75 gene encoding probable G-protein coupled receptor 75 codes for MNSTDLPQDAPNTTLLHVPHSQGENSTAVQEDLQDLIHTATLVSCTFLLAIIFCLGSYGNFIVFLSFFDPAFRKFRTNFDFMVLNLSFCDLFICGVTAPMFTFVLFFNSASGIPDAFCFTFHLTSSGFIIMSLKTVAVIALHRLRMVLGKQPNRTASFLCTLLLTLLLWATSFTLATLATLKTSKSHLCLPMSSLIAREGKAILSLYVVDFTFCVAVVSVSYIMIAQTLRKNAQVRKCPPVITVDASRPQPFMGAPVKGGGDPIQCTMPALYRNQNYNKLQHVQTHGYTKSPNQLPTPAASRLQLVSAVNLSTAKDSKAVVTCVIIVLSVLVCCLPLGISLVQVVLSSNGSFILYQFELFGFTLVFFKSGLNPFIYSRNSAGLRRKVLWCLQYIGLGFFCCKQKTRLRAMGKGNLEVNRNKSSHHETNSAYMLSPKPQKKFVDQACGPSHSKESVVSPKMSAGHQHYGQSSSTPINTRIEPYYSIYNSSPSQEESIPHNLQPVNSFGFASSYIAMHYHTTNDLMQEYDSTSAKQIPVPSV; via the coding sequence ATGAACTCAACAGACCTCCCTCAGGATGCTCCCAACACTACCCTGCTACATGTGCCTCACTCCCAGGGAGAAAACAGCACTGCTGTCCAGGAAGACCTCCAGGACCTCATCCACACGGCCACCTTGGTGAGCTGTACCTTTCTGCTCGCAATCATCTTCTGCCTGGGCTCTTACGGCAACTTCATTGTCTTCTTGTCCTTCTTTGATCCGGCCTTCAGGAAATTCAGAACCAACTTTGATTTCATGGTCCTGAACCTGTCCTTCTGTGACCTTTTCATTTGTGGCGTGACGGCCCCCATGTTCACCTTCGTGTTGTTCTTCAATTCAGCCAGCGGCATACCAGATGCTTTCTGCTTCACCTTCCACCTCACCAGCTCCGGCTTCATCATCATGTCCCTCAAGACAGTGGCGGTGATTGCCCTGCACCGGCTCCGCATGGTGTTGGGGAAGCAGCCGAACCGCACGGCCTCCTTTCTCTGCACCTTGCTCCTCACTCTGCTCCTCTGGGCCACCAGTTTCACCCTCGCCACCTTGGCCACCCTGAAAACCAGCAAGTCCCACCTCTGCCTTCCCATGTCCAGTCTGATTGCCCGAGAAGGGAAAGCCATCCTGTCTCTCTATGTGGTCGATTTCACCTTTTGTGTTGCTGTGGTCTCTGTGTCTTACATCATGATTGCTCAGACCCTGCGGAAAAATGCTCAAGTCAGAAAGTGCCCCCCTGTGATCACAGTTGATGCTTCCAGACCACAGCCTTTCATGGGGGCCCCTGTGAAGGGAGGTGGAGATCCTATCCAGTGTACCATGCCAGCTCTTTACAGGAACCAGAATTACAATAAACTGCAGCACGTTCAGACCCACGGATACACCAAGAGTCCCAACCAGCTGCCAACCCCCGCGGCCAGCCGGCTCCAGCTGGTGTCGGCTGTCAATCTCTCCACGGCTAAGGATTCCAAGGCGGTGGTCACCTGTGTGATCATTGTGCTGTCGGTCCTGGTGTGCTGCCTTCCGCTGGGAATCTCCTTGGTGCAGGTGGTTCTGTCCAGCAATGGGAGCTTCATCCTTTACCAGTTTGAACTGTTTGGTTTTACGCTTGTATTTTTCAAGTCAGGATTAAACCCTTTTATATATTCTCGGAACAGTGCAGGGCTGAGAAGGAAAGTACTGTGGTGTCTGCAGTACATAGGCCTGGGTTTTTTCTGCTGCAAACAGAAGACTCGACTTCGAGCCATGGGAAAGGGAAACCTCGAAGTCAACAGAAACAAATCCTCCCATCATGAAACAAACTCTGCCTACATGTTGTCTCCAAAGCCCCAGAAGAAATTTGTGGACCAGGCCTGTGGCCCAAGTCATTCGAAGGAAAGTGTGGTCAGTCCCAAGATGTCTGCTGGACATCAACACTATGGTCAGAGCAGCTCAACCCCCATCAACACTCGGATTGAGCCGTACTACAGTATCTATAACAGCAGCCCGTCCCAGGAAGAGAGCATCCCACATAACTTACAGCCAGTAAATTCTTTTGGATTTGCCAGTTCATATATTGCCATGCATTATCACACCACTAATGATTTAATGCAAGAGTATGATAGCACTTCAGCCAAGCAGATTCCAGTCCCCTCTGTTTAG